A window of the uncultured Methanobrevibacter sp. genome harbors these coding sequences:
- a CDS encoding UbiA family prenyltransferase produces the protein MNPYIEILRPGNALMGAITIILVALIDKTLSIPIILAMMAVFFETAAGNVINDYFDYNIDLINKPERPIPSGRISLENGEKYGYLLFLAGTVCGFLISYITNNWIPLGIVLFADIVLYLYAYRLKSTPLVGNLAVGFMTGFGFVFGGFCINNPNIIMTSIFLGFFAFVMTTAREIIKDIEDIEGDKADGAKTLPIMIGTKIPALLATVLILIDCALCPLLYFYHVFGVLYLVIIAVAVILFLYSAAIIVKSQDEKTAGKSSKFLKIGMLIAFVAFAVGSF, from the coding sequence ATGAATCCATATATTGAAATTTTAAGACCTGGAAATGCCCTTATGGGTGCAATAACAATCATTTTAGTTGCATTGATTGATAAAACTTTAAGCATACCAATAATTTTGGCAATGATGGCGGTATTTTTTGAAACCGCTGCCGGAAATGTTATAAATGATTATTTCGACTACAATATTGATCTGATAAACAAACCCGAAAGGCCGATTCCCTCAGGCAGAATTTCACTTGAAAACGGTGAAAAGTATGGATACCTTCTCTTTTTAGCCGGAACGGTATGCGGATTTTTAATTAGCTACATTACAAACAACTGGATCCCATTAGGCATTGTGCTTTTTGCAGACATCGTACTATACCTATATGCATACAGGCTAAAGTCAACCCCATTGGTTGGAAACCTTGCTGTCGGATTCATGACAGGTTTCGGATTCGTGTTCGGAGGATTCTGCATAAACAACCCAAACATCATAATGACCTCAATATTTTTGGGATTCTTTGCATTCGTCATGACAACCGCACGTGAAATAATAAAAGATATAGAGGATATTGAAGGAGACAAGGCAGACGGAGCAAAAACCTTACCTATAATGATTGGGACTAAAATCCCGGCACTGCTTGCAACAGTACTGATTTTGATTGACTGCGCATTATGTCCTTTATTATATTTTTACCATGTATTTGGAGTATTATATCTAGTCATAATAGCAGTTGCAGTAATTTTATTCCTATACAGCGCTGCAATAATTGTCAAATCACAGGATGAAAAAACTGCAGGAAAATCATCTAAATTTTTAAAGATCGGAATGCTTATCGCATTCGTTGCATTTGCTGTCGGTTCATTCTGA
- a CDS encoding inositol-3-phosphate synthase has product MDKIKIAIVGLGNCASSLIQGIYYYEGKNPEDAIGLMHWDIGGYTPSDIEVVAAFDVDARKVGKTIDEAIFAKPNCTTIFQKDIPKTDVKVSMGHVLDGVAEHMSKYDDEYTFVVSDEEPVDVVSVLKESGAEILVNYLPVGSEEAARYYAQCALDAGVAYVNCMPVFIVSDDEWDAKFKAKGIPIVGDDIKAQIGATITHRTLASLFMDRGVKLDKTYQINTGGNTDFLNMLNRERLDSKKESKTEAVQSVLTERMDDRDIHIGPSDYVPWQNDNKLCFLRMEGRTFGDVPMNIELRLSVEDSPNSAGCVIDAVRCCKIGLERGIGGQLTSISSYTMKHPPIQFTDDEAYQNVEKFISGELER; this is encoded by the coding sequence TTGGATAAAATAAAAATAGCGATTGTAGGATTAGGGAATTGTGCAAGTTCTTTAATCCAAGGAATATATTATTATGAAGGTAAAAATCCTGAAGATGCAATAGGATTAATGCATTGGGATATTGGAGGTTACACTCCAAGTGATATTGAAGTTGTAGCTGCTTTTGATGTGGATGCAAGAAAAGTTGGAAAAACCATTGATGAAGCAATATTTGCAAAACCAAACTGTACAACAATATTCCAGAAAGACATTCCAAAGACTGATGTTAAAGTAAGCATGGGTCACGTTTTAGACGGTGTGGCCGAACACATGTCAAAATATGATGATGAATACACATTCGTCGTAAGTGACGAGGAACCTGTAGATGTTGTAAGCGTCTTAAAGGAAAGCGGTGCTGAAATATTAGTAAACTACTTGCCTGTAGGTTCTGAAGAAGCAGCAAGATACTATGCTCAATGTGCTCTTGATGCAGGAGTTGCATATGTTAACTGTATGCCCGTATTTATCGTAAGTGATGATGAATGGGATGCTAAATTCAAAGCAAAAGGAATTCCTATTGTTGGTGACGATATTAAAGCTCAAATCGGTGCTACTATCACACACAGAACACTAGCTAGTTTATTCATGGATAGGGGAGTTAAATTAGACAAGACCTATCAAATCAATACTGGTGGTAACACTGACTTCTTAAACATGCTTAATCGTGAAAGACTGGACTCCAAAAAGGAATCCAAAACAGAAGCTGTTCAATCCGTATTAACTGAAAGAATGGATGACAGAGATATTCACATTGGACCTAGTGATTATGTCCCATGGCAAAATGACAACAAGTTATGTTTCCTTAGAATGGAAGGCCGCACATTTGGTGACGTTCCAATGAATATTGAACTCAGATTAAGTGTGGAAGACTCTCCAAACTCTGCTGGATGTGTAATTGATGCTGTAAGATGTTGTAAAATAGGTTTAGAAAGAGGCATTGGTGGACAATTAACTTCAATTTCCTCATACACCATGAAACATCCTCCAATTCAATTCACTGACGATGAAGCATATCAAAACGTTGAAAAATTCATTTCCGGAGAACTGGAAAGATAA